From the Streptomyces sp. SN-593 genome, the window GGTCGGCCGAGGCCGCACCGAGCTCGACCGCGAGCTGCACGCCCGGGCCGGGGCCGAGCTGGTTGGCGTGCACCCGCGGGGTGAGGCCGCGCGCGACGCCCGCTTCGAGGACCGCGCGCGCCTGGTCCGCGTCGAACGCGCCCCGCTCGCAGAAGACGTCCACCCACCGGGCGTGCGGCGCGCAGGCGTCGAGCATCGGGCCGGTGACGAGCGCGACGTAGCCCGCCGGGTCGTCGGCGAACTCGGGGGCGACGACGTGGGCGCCGAGGTAGGTCGTCTCCGGCGTCTGCCGCGCCGCGATCCGCAGCGCCCGGGCCTCGTCGTGGACGGTCAGGCCGTAGCCGGACTTGACCTCGACCGTGGTGGTGCCCTGCCGCCGGGCCTCGGCCAGCAGCCGCGCGAGGTTGCCGGCCAGCTCGTCGTCGGAGGCGGCCCGGGTGGCCGCCACCGTGGTGCGGATGCCGCCCGCGCCGTAGGGGCGCCCCGACATGCGCGCGGCGAACTCGGCGGCGCGGTCGCCGGCGAAGACGAGGTGGGCGTGGGAGTCCACGAAGCCGGGCAGCAGGGCCCGGCCGCCGGCGTCGACCCGGTTGTCGGTGGTGGGTGCTTTGCTGGAGGCACCGGTCCAGACGACGCGGTCGCCCTCGATGACGACGGCGGCGTCCGGTACCAGTCCGAGGGGGTTGTCCGCGCTCATGAGGGAGGGATCGTTGGTGACCAGGCTGCCGATGCCGGTCACGGCCGTGCTGACGGTCATGGCCTGCTCCTTCGTGGTGCTCGCGTGGGCGTGGACAGCCGCGGGGGTTCGGGGGCCCGCGGGGGTAGGGGGGTCCGCCGGGGTCGGGGGCCGTTCCGCGGGGGCACGGGGGTCCTCCGCGGGGCGTGCGCCCCGGCCCGCGGGCCGGCCGCCGGCCGCCCGCACCGGCCCGGCGGCGCACCGGACCGACCCTGCGGCGCGCCGGACCGAAGGCGCGCCTGCCCGCTTCGTACGCTTCGCACCCGGCCGGCCCGCCCTCAGTCCCGGACGGCGGCGATCGCCGCGGCCAGGGCGCCCGCCGTGTCCGGCACTCCCAGGTGCCGTCCGTCCGCGACGATCCGGCGGCCCGCCACCACCGTGTGCCGCACGTCCGCCGCGGTCGCCGCGAATACCGCGGTCTCCGCGCCGAGCCGGGGCGGCGGCCCCGCGGTGCGCACCGAGTCCAGCGCGATCGTGGTGAAGTCGGCGAGCGCGCCCGCCTCCAGCCGGCCCGCGTCGGGCCAGCCGAGGCAGGCGTGGCCGTCGGCGGTGGCCGCGCGCAGCAGGGCCGGCGCGGTCCAGTGGCCGCGGGTCCGGGTGCGCAGCCGCTCGTCCAGTTCCATCGCGCGGGCCTCCTCCAGCAGGTCCACCACCGCGTGGCTGTCGCTGCCCAGGGCGAGCGGGCTGCCGGCCCGCTGGAGCGCGGGCGCGGGGCCGATCCCGTCGGCGAGGTCGCGTTCGGTGGTCGGGCACATGCACACCGCCGTCCGCGAGCCGCCGAGGAGCGCGACGTCGTCGTCGGTGAGGTGGGTGGCGTGCACCGCGGTGGTGTTCGGGCCCCAGAATCCCGCGTCGGCCAGCAGCCGGGCCGGGGTGCGGCCGTGCACGGCCCGGCACGCCTCGTTCTCGGCGGGCTGCTCGGACAGGTGGATGTGGACCGGCACGTGCCGGGTGCGCTCCGCGAAGGCGGTGTAGCCGTCCCGGTCGGAGAAGGCCCGTACCGAGTGCAGTGCGGCGCCGATCCGCACCCGCGCGCGGTCCTCCAGCCGCGACCAGCGGTCGTACCACCGGTCGGCGGTGCCGTCGCCGAAGCGCCGCTGCGCCCCGTCCAGCGGCTGGTAGCCGTCCGCCGTCAGGCCGCCCCGCAGGTAGGCGGTGTCCAGCAGGGTGATCCGGATGCCCGCGTCGCCGGCCGCGGCGATCAGCGCCTCCCCCATCGCGTTGGGGTCGGCGTAGGGGGTGCCGTCCGCCTGGTGGTGCAGGTAGTGGAACTCCCCGACGCAGGTGATGCCCGCCAGCGCCATCTCGGCGTAGACCGCGCGGGCCAGGTCGAAGTAGGAGTCGGGGTCGAGGCGGCGGGCGGTGGCGTACATGGTCTCGCGCCAGGTCCAGAAGGTGCCGCCACCGGTCTGGGCGGTGCCGCGCAGCGCGCGGTGGAAGGCGTGGCTGTGCGCGTTGGCCAGGCCCGGCACGGTCAGGCCGCGCAGCGCGGTCGAACCGGGCGGCGGGTCGGCCACGCCGGTGCGCAGTCCGGTGATCCTGCCGCCGTCGGCGGTGAGCAGCACGCCTGGCTCGACCCGCGGGTCGAGCCAGGCGTGCTCCAGCCAGTACGTCACCGGCACGCGAGCCCCTCCAGTACGTCGGCGAGCGCGGTGACGCCCGCGGCGCAGTCGTCCTCGGCCGCGAACTCCGCCGGCGAGTGCGAGACGCCGGTGGGGTTGCGCACGAACAGCATGGCGGTCGGCACCGCGTCGGCGAGGATGCCGGCGTCGTGTCCGGCGCCGGTCGGCAGCACCGGTACGGGCGCGTCGGTGCCGAGCAGCGCGGCGAGCCGGTCGC encodes:
- the hutI gene encoding imidazolonepropionase, producing the protein MTVSTAVTGIGSLVTNDPSLMSADNPLGLVPDAAVVIEGDRVVWTGASSKAPTTDNRVDAGGRALLPGFVDSHAHLVFAGDRAAEFAARMSGRPYGAGGIRTTVAATRAASDDELAGNLARLLAEARRQGTTTVEVKSGYGLTVHDEARALRIAARQTPETTYLGAHVVAPEFADDPAGYVALVTGPMLDACAPHARWVDVFCERGAFDADQARAVLEAGVARGLTPRVHANQLGPGPGVQLAVELGAASADHCTHLTDADVDALAGGGTVATLLPGAEFSTRAVYPDARRLLDAGATVALSTDCNPGSSYTSSMAFCVAVAVRDMGMSPDEAVRAATLGGARALRRSDVGTVAPGARADLHLLDAPTHLHLAYRPGVPLTAAVWQAGERVRPEPAVA
- a CDS encoding formimidoylglutamate deiminase, whose amino-acid sequence is MPVTYWLEHAWLDPRVEPGVLLTADGGRITGLRTGVADPPPGSTALRGLTVPGLANAHSHAFHRALRGTAQTGGGTFWTWRETMYATARRLDPDSYFDLARAVYAEMALAGITCVGEFHYLHHQADGTPYADPNAMGEALIAAAGDAGIRITLLDTAYLRGGLTADGYQPLDGAQRRFGDGTADRWYDRWSRLEDRARVRIGAALHSVRAFSDRDGYTAFAERTRHVPVHIHLSEQPAENEACRAVHGRTPARLLADAGFWGPNTTAVHATHLTDDDVALLGGSRTAVCMCPTTERDLADGIGPAPALQRAGSPLALGSDSHAVVDLLEEARAMELDERLRTRTRGHWTAPALLRAATADGHACLGWPDAGRLEAGALADFTTIALDSVRTAGPPPRLGAETAVFAATAADVRHTVVAGRRIVADGRHLGVPDTAGALAAAIAAVRD